From the genome of Gryllotalpicola protaetiae:
TCAGCGTCGCGCTCTCGTGGTTCCTCATCCACACCCTGTACGCCCAGCGCTATGCCCGCGAGTTCTACAAGGACCCGCCCGGCGGCATCGACTTCCCCACGCAGGACGGCAGCACCGACGACACACCCGTGTTCAGCGACTTCGCCTACGTCTCATTCGACCTCGGGATGACCTACCAGATCTCCGACACGGCCGTGAGGACCGTGCGCCTGCGCCGCATCGTGCTGCGGCACACGCTGCTGTCGTACCTCTTCGGCACGGTGATCCTCGCCTCGACGATCAACCTCGTCGTGGGTCTCGGAACCTCCTAGGCGCGGCGGGCGGAGCGCCGTGCGATCGGCGCGACGATCGCCCGCCATCCCAGCAGGAACACGCCGAGCACGATGGTCGCGACGATCACGAAGCTCACGGCGATGCCCTGGCCCGACACGACGCGCAGCAGCATTCCGACGATCACGGTCAGCAGCCACACCGGGATGCCGGTGCGCACGACCGCGAGCGGCCGGCGCCACGCCCCGAACACGAGCCACGCGAGCAGCGTGCCGGTGAGGAACGGCCATGCGGTCTGCGCGACGCCGGCGAAGCCCAGCCCCTCACCGTGACTCACACGCCCGATCACGGTGAACAGCACGACGAGCACGAAGTCGAGCACAGCGGACAGCAGCACCCAGCGGCTCTGGTCTGGTGCGGGTGCGGATGCCTGGCGCGCGGGTGCTGTCATGATGACGATTCTTCCTTACGCCAGTTC
Proteins encoded in this window:
- a CDS encoding DUF3054 domain-containing protein, which produces MTAPARQASAPAPDQSRWVLLSAVLDFVLVVLFTVIGRVSHGEGLGFAGVAQTAWPFLTGTLLAWLVFGAWRRPLAVVRTGIPVWLLTVIVGMLLRVVSGQGIAVSFVIVATIVLGVFLLGWRAIVAPIARRSARRA